The following are encoded together in the Mycteria americana isolate JAX WOST 10 ecotype Jacksonville Zoo and Gardens chromosome 2, USCA_MyAme_1.0, whole genome shotgun sequence genome:
- the ELOC gene encoding elongin-C, translating to MDGEEKTYGGCEGPDAMYVKLISSDGHEFIVKREHALTSGTIKAMLSGPGQFAENETNEVNFREIPSHVLSKVCMYFTYKVRYTNSSTEIPEFPIAPEIALELLMAANFLDC from the exons ATGG atggagaagagaaaacataCGGTGGGTGTGAGGGCCCAGATGCTATGTATGTGAAGTTAATATCCTCCGATGGCCATGAGTTCATTGTAAAAAGAGAGCATGCATTAACATCAGGAACAATAAAAGCTATGTTGAGTGGACCAG gacagtttgcagaaaatgaaacaaatgaggTGAATTTTAGAGAGATCCCATCCCATGTCCTATCCAAAGTATGCATGTATTTCACCTACAAGGTCCGCTATACTAACAGCTCTACGGAGATTCCTGAATTCCCAATTGCACCTGAAATTGCCCTGGAACTTCTGATGGCTGCAAACTTCTTAgattgttaa
- the TMEM70 gene encoding transmembrane protein 70, mitochondrial: MLPLLLRAAGCRRAAVPASATAAAWLRGAAHRGFPAACRRPAALPAAAGTQQVTSFQGVAVRSLCTSSPHEHPEHGRLVYKGNLAKAVLGVKFFSYSTSIFNLFMMPYIILKTGIGFESLFVQAAFYGLIGFFTFVTPVTLHVLTKGYVIRLYYKDEMDTYTAITYNAILAEKATVFHQKDVKIPDITKMFTTFYAKTKSMLVNPTLFPNPQDYNHLMGYDKSFYFNLEEEKEADERK, translated from the exons atgctgccgctgctgctgcgggctgcgggctgccGGCGCGCCGCCGTCCCGGCctccgccaccgccgccgcctgGCTGCGGGGTGCCGCTCACCGCGGGTTCCCGGCTGCCTGCCGTCGCccggcggctctgcccgccgccgcggggacccAGCAG GTTACATCTTTTCAAGGAGTGGCTGTTCGCAGCCTCTGCACATCCTCCCCTCATGAACATCCAGAACATGGAAGATTAGTTTATAAAGGAAATTTGGCAAAGGCAGTGTTAG gTGTGAAGTTTTTCTCTTACTCCACCAGCATATTCAACCTGTTCATGATGCCCTACATCATACTCAAAACTGGTATTGGATTTGAAAGCCTGTTTGTACAAGCTGCCTTTTATGGGTTGATTGGGTTTTTTACATTTGTAACACCAGTTACTTTGCATGTCCTTACAAAAGGGTATGTGATTCGACTCTATTATAAAGATGAAATGGACACGTATACAGCCATTACATACAATGCGATCTTGGCAGAAAAAGCGACTGTTTTCCATCAGAAAGATGTAAAGATTCCAGACATCACAAAGATGTTTACAACATTTTACGCTAAAACGAAATCAATGCTTGTTAATCCGACACTTTTCCCGAATCCTCAGGATTATAACCATCTCATGGGCTATGacaaatccttttattttaacttagaggaggagaaggaagcggatgaaaggaaataa